The following proteins come from a genomic window of Pirellulaceae bacterium:
- a CDS encoding DUF4159 domain-containing protein: MKNLSHLTQPAFVLLLTTAIVLADATLRQADETPRAPKNPADLMKQDRFTFVRVEYDSSGGFGESWYRYEGRDWERWETDFPRAERNLLFRLTELTSLSINPEPISLRLTDSRIFDYPFLFMSDVGWQVLSRQEKGQLHRYLKRGGFLWVDDFWGAAEWKNFYENTSDLAADWHWKEIPPEHALMSIVYPLEKCPQIPARIFYAQRKLSYDPPEIHRRPNGGVPDLSQVHFMGLFDGEGQLMAVATHNTDIADGWEREGESQEFFNKFSIQSYAMAINIIVYAQTH, encoded by the coding sequence ATGAAAAACTTGTCACATCTGACGCAACCGGCCTTCGTCCTGCTACTCACGACCGCGATCGTCCTCGCCGACGCAACACTCCGGCAGGCCGATGAAACACCTCGTGCGCCGAAAAATCCCGCTGACCTGATGAAACAGGATCGGTTCACATTCGTACGTGTGGAGTACGACAGCAGCGGCGGCTTTGGGGAGTCTTGGTATCGCTATGAGGGTCGCGACTGGGAACGGTGGGAAACCGATTTCCCCCGAGCCGAACGTAACCTACTTTTTCGACTCACCGAATTAACGTCGCTGTCGATTAATCCAGAACCTATCTCACTGCGACTGACCGACTCCCGAATCTTCGACTATCCCTTCCTATTCATGAGTGACGTCGGATGGCAAGTCTTGTCACGGCAAGAGAAAGGCCAACTACATCGCTATCTTAAACGAGGAGGTTTTCTGTGGGTCGATGATTTCTGGGGGGCCGCCGAGTGGAAAAACTTCTACGAAAACACATCCGATTTGGCAGCGGATTGGCATTGGAAAGAAATCCCCCCGGAACACGCTTTGATGTCAATTGTCTATCCGCTGGAGAAATGCCCACAAATCCCCGCTCGCATTTTCTACGCACAACGAAAATTGAGTTACGACCCGCCAGAGATTCACCGACGGCCCAATGGAGGAGTACCCGACCTGAGCCAAGTTCATTTCATGGGTTTGTTCGATGGCGAAGGACAGTTGATGGCAGTTGCTACCCACAACACGGATATTGCGGATGGCTGGGAACGTGAAGGAGAGTCCCAAGAATTCTTCAACAAATTTTCCATTCAGTCCTATGCCATGGCAATCAACATCATTGTGTATGCTCAAACTCACTGA
- a CDS encoding 4Fe-4S dicluster domain-containing protein — translation MVSREKSLSELASGAEHSPSRLAMIIDYALKPFRRGRAPEPQPATGFFTDTSVCIGCKACEVACKQWNQLPADGFHWTGNSHDNTADLSATSWRHVKFIEQLIEPAVDTPARGDSSVNPLDLLSTDQDRPGRWLMMSDVCKHCVTAPCQQACPTGSLIQNEFENIYVQQDICNGCSYCVAACPFGVIGRATFDGHAHKCTLCYDRQRDQLEPACAKACPTESIHFGLIEDLRQRARERVETLHQHGVTAAYLYGDQATEGYSELNSFYLLVDEPAVYGLPDSPVNPWLQMKGDYLRAVFTAVVCVAFLWATLVLGR, via the coding sequence GTGGTCAGTAGAGAGAAAAGCCTGTCTGAGCTGGCCTCAGGTGCTGAGCACTCACCCAGTCGCTTGGCGATGATAATCGATTATGCGCTGAAGCCGTTTAGGCGAGGACGAGCGCCTGAGCCACAGCCTGCCACCGGATTCTTTACCGATACGTCGGTGTGCATCGGATGCAAGGCGTGTGAGGTTGCCTGCAAACAGTGGAACCAATTGCCTGCCGACGGATTCCATTGGACGGGGAACAGCCATGATAATACGGCTGACTTATCAGCCACCTCTTGGCGACATGTCAAATTTATCGAGCAATTGATTGAACCTGCAGTGGATACGCCCGCGAGGGGCGACTCATCTGTTAATCCACTCGATTTGTTGTCCACCGATCAAGATCGTCCTGGCCGATGGCTGATGATGAGCGATGTGTGTAAGCATTGTGTCACGGCCCCTTGCCAACAGGCATGCCCGACAGGATCGCTGATTCAAAATGAGTTTGAGAATATTTACGTACAACAGGATATTTGTAACGGCTGTTCTTACTGTGTGGCTGCTTGTCCATTTGGAGTGATCGGTCGCGCGACCTTCGATGGGCATGCGCATAAATGCACGCTTTGTTATGATCGCCAGCGAGACCAGTTAGAACCCGCTTGCGCAAAAGCATGTCCTACCGAATCAATTCATTTTGGATTGATCGAAGATCTGCGGCAACGAGCACGCGAACGAGTCGAAACTTTACATCAACACGGGGTTACTGCCGCTTACTTGTATGGCGATCAGGCGACGGAAGGCTATTCCGAATTGAACTCGTTCTATTTGTTGGTTGACGAGCCCGCTGTCTATGGGCTTCCTGACTCTCCGGTCAATCCCTGGCTGCAAATGAAGGGTGATTATCTTCGCGCCGTTTTTACCGCCGTCGTTTGCGTTGCTTTTCTCTGGGCAACCCTTGTGTTGGGAAGGTGA
- the fdnG gene encoding formate dehydrogenase-N subunit alpha: MFRRTNRSDSSRQPYSPQTATKYSRLRGAAVSETICPYCAVGCGQLVYTKAGQIIDIEGDPDNPISEGTLCPKGANAFQLAVNPHRVTHVLYRAPYSDRWEQKTMDWAIKQIALRVKTSRDKDFTACDQTGRRLNSVRRVGSLGGATIDNEENYLLKKLFTGGLGIVGIENQARIUHSSSVPGLGTSFGRGAATTYQQDLAHSDSVLFMGSNMAEAHPVGFRWPMKAKENGATLMHVDPRYTRTSALCDVFVDIRAGTDIAFLGGLINYVIESEQWFKEYVLNYTNASSMIDERFQGTEDLDGLFSGFQSDETSRGYDAKKGGWHYSRSDDGEPLRDPTLEHPNCVFQILKRHFARYTPEMAAEICGCTPEQLIRVAETLCRNSGRERTSAIVYALGWTQHSTGVQLIRAAGILQLLLGNIGRPGGGIMAMRGHSTIQGSTDLATLYDLLPGYLPQPIAESHHETLDAYVDSAAQSTGYWSNFRKFIVSLLKAWYGDAATPENDYGFSWLPRLDANYSQLASFDRMSRGELEGYFLFGQNPAGGGPNAMLHQEGLRNLDWLVVLDWFETESSVFWKDDPQGPPAEDIKTEVFFIPVAAAPEKEGSLTNTQRLIQWHDKARDPAGESRSDAWFIYELGKQLKRLYAGSTDPKDQPLLNLTWEYDFRQPPRLPDGSLSQIDGEPDLERVLQEINGRSLTEIDPQTGEPRLLAGFSELKDDGSSACGCWIYSGVFPSPGRNRSRERLRKHDSVESSWGFAWPANRRVLYNRASADPAGKPWSERKKLIWWDEATQKWVGKDVPDFEIDKSPDYRPPNGSTGMAAIGGHNPFIMKSDGLGWLFAPTGLKDGPLPVHYEPIEAPVENLLYPDQRSSPVVEMFPGPLNPLASSPTDEYPIVATTFRLTEHFLSGPMSRFNSWLNELQPEMFVELSHELAAEKGIDPGSWLTVQSARGRIQARAMVTRRLRPLTINGRVVHQIGIPFHWAFAGETVGDTANQLTSLLGEPNISIHESKAFTCQVRAGRSEQHRSPNPTKSIASWPTEEPVPDTPPHAQPEGKFKRGQ, from the coding sequence ATGTTCCGTCGAACGAACCGATCTGATTCTTCTCGTCAACCTTACAGTCCGCAGACCGCGACCAAGTATTCCCGGTTGCGTGGGGCGGCCGTCTCGGAAACGATTTGCCCGTATTGTGCGGTTGGTTGTGGTCAGCTTGTTTATACGAAGGCAGGTCAGATCATCGATATTGAGGGTGACCCTGACAATCCAATCAGCGAAGGAACACTTTGTCCGAAGGGAGCGAATGCGTTTCAACTCGCGGTCAATCCCCATCGGGTTACACACGTACTTTATCGTGCGCCTTACTCGGACCGTTGGGAGCAGAAGACGATGGATTGGGCGATAAAGCAGATTGCCTTGCGAGTCAAAACCTCCCGAGACAAAGACTTTACCGCTTGCGATCAGACGGGGCGGCGACTGAATTCAGTACGGCGAGTCGGTAGTCTGGGTGGTGCAACGATTGACAACGAGGAGAATTACCTGCTCAAAAAGTTGTTTACTGGCGGGCTGGGAATCGTGGGGATCGAAAACCAGGCGCGAATATGACATAGCTCATCCGTGCCCGGTCTGGGCACTTCGTTTGGGCGTGGTGCGGCGACGACCTATCAGCAAGACCTGGCGCACAGCGATAGTGTCCTGTTCATGGGCTCGAATATGGCAGAGGCACATCCTGTTGGCTTTCGCTGGCCGATGAAAGCAAAAGAGAATGGTGCGACATTGATGCACGTTGATCCTCGTTATACGCGCACTTCTGCCCTGTGTGATGTGTTTGTGGACATTCGAGCCGGTACCGATATCGCCTTTCTTGGGGGCTTGATCAATTACGTCATCGAAAGCGAACAATGGTTCAAAGAATATGTGTTGAACTACACGAACGCTTCATCAATGATCGATGAACGGTTTCAAGGGACCGAGGATTTGGATGGGCTGTTCAGTGGGTTTCAGTCCGACGAGACTTCGCGAGGTTACGACGCAAAGAAGGGGGGCTGGCACTACTCCCGATCTGACGACGGAGAGCCTTTGCGGGATCCTACGCTTGAGCATCCCAATTGTGTATTTCAGATCTTGAAGCGACATTTTGCTCGCTACACGCCGGAGATGGCAGCGGAAATCTGCGGTTGTACTCCTGAGCAGTTAATTCGGGTTGCAGAAACGCTCTGCCGCAACTCGGGACGCGAACGCACCAGTGCGATTGTCTATGCGCTGGGCTGGACCCAGCACAGCACGGGAGTCCAACTGATTCGAGCAGCCGGGATTTTGCAGTTGTTGTTGGGCAACATCGGGCGGCCTGGCGGCGGGATTATGGCCATGCGTGGTCACTCGACCATTCAAGGGTCGACCGACTTGGCGACACTTTACGATTTGCTGCCAGGTTATTTGCCGCAGCCAATCGCAGAGTCACACCATGAGACGCTCGATGCGTATGTCGATAGTGCTGCACAATCGACCGGTTATTGGTCCAATTTTCGCAAGTTTATTGTCAGTCTACTGAAGGCTTGGTACGGAGATGCAGCGACTCCAGAAAACGATTATGGTTTTTCCTGGTTGCCTCGACTTGATGCGAACTACTCGCAACTTGCCTCTTTCGATCGGATGTCGCGAGGTGAGCTGGAAGGCTATTTCTTGTTCGGTCAGAATCCGGCAGGGGGTGGTCCGAATGCGATGTTGCATCAGGAAGGATTGCGTAATCTAGATTGGCTTGTTGTCTTAGATTGGTTCGAGACGGAAAGCTCGGTGTTCTGGAAAGATGATCCCCAGGGACCTCCTGCCGAGGACATTAAGACCGAGGTGTTTTTCATTCCTGTCGCTGCGGCTCCTGAAAAAGAAGGCAGTCTGACCAACACACAACGTTTGATTCAATGGCACGATAAGGCGCGAGATCCGGCAGGCGAGAGTCGATCGGATGCCTGGTTCATTTACGAGTTGGGAAAACAGTTAAAGCGGCTTTATGCCGGCTCGACGGATCCCAAGGACCAGCCGTTGCTCAACCTTACCTGGGAGTACGATTTTCGACAGCCACCGCGACTACCGGATGGATCGCTCAGCCAAATCGATGGCGAACCTGATCTAGAACGAGTTCTACAGGAGATCAACGGTCGATCGCTTACTGAAATCGATCCGCAGACAGGCGAGCCTCGGTTGTTAGCAGGCTTTTCCGAACTCAAAGATGATGGTTCAAGTGCCTGCGGATGTTGGATCTACAGTGGCGTATTTCCGAGCCCTGGTCGAAATCGATCGCGCGAACGATTACGCAAGCATGATTCCGTTGAATCGAGTTGGGGATTTGCCTGGCCCGCCAATCGTCGGGTTCTCTACAACCGAGCGTCAGCTGACCCCGCTGGGAAACCCTGGTCAGAACGGAAAAAGTTGATTTGGTGGGACGAAGCCACGCAAAAATGGGTTGGCAAAGATGTGCCGGATTTTGAGATCGACAAGTCTCCCGATTATCGTCCCCCCAACGGATCTACCGGGATGGCGGCGATCGGTGGTCACAATCCGTTCATCATGAAGAGTGATGGATTGGGTTGGTTGTTCGCGCCGACTGGGCTGAAAGATGGCCCGCTGCCGGTGCATTATGAACCCATTGAGGCTCCGGTTGAAAATCTGCTTTATCCCGATCAAAGGAGCAGCCCTGTCGTCGAGATGTTTCCGGGACCGTTAAATCCCCTGGCCTCATCGCCAACCGATGAGTATCCGATTGTCGCGACCACCTTTCGACTTACGGAACATTTCCTGAGCGGACCGATGAGTCGCTTTAATAGTTGGCTGAATGAGTTGCAGCCTGAAATGTTTGTTGAATTAAGTCATGAGTTGGCGGCGGAAAAGGGAATTGATCCTGGTAGTTGGCTGACTGTTCAATCAGCACGTGGACGAATTCAGGCTCGCGCGATGGTGACGCGGCGATTGCGACCACTCACCATTAATGGTCGAGTTGTGCATCAAATCGGCATTCCGTTTCATTGGGCTTTCGCGGGAGAAACGGTGGGGGATACGGCCAATCAACTCACCTCTTTGCTCGGCGAACCCAATATTAGCATTCACGAAAGTAAGGCATTTACCTGCCAAGTGCGCGCTGGTCGATCTGAGCAACACCGTTCGCCGAATCCCACCAAATCCATCGCGAGCTGGCCTACGGAAGAGCCGGTTCCCGATACGCCTCCGCATGCTCAACCCGAGGGAAAATTTAAACGTGGTCAGTAG
- a CDS encoding thiamine pyrophosphate-binding protein, producing MENWTVGRYLAARLQQIGLKHYFAVPGDYNLVLLDELIANPDLQMVGCCNELNAGYAADGYARATGGASAVVVTFSVGGLSALNAVAGAYAEDLPVIAISGGPNTNSESEYELLHHTIGKVDYGYQREIFSKVTADAVVIQHPADAPSQIDEVIDKALTLRKPVYIEVACNIANAPTSAPQARTFGQPPQSDPDSLAAAVEAAAEMLNGATKPVLVAGVKIGPYKAQQAFTELADAAGYAVAAMPNAKGLFSEQHPSSMGTYWGAVSSPGCSEVVDSADCYLFAGGTFSDYTTVGHTILVDSKKLIEAKADSVRLGGKNFSNVFLNDFLKALTPQVKQNKTSLTAYNRFRTEQKWPSPEGADVPLTTGQLFSRIQNLIDEKSALVAETGDSWFNGMALKLPEDCEFAIQMQYGSIGWSVGATLGYALGSPQRRVLAMIGDGSFQMTAQEVSTMIRCGVNPIIFLINNRGYTIEVEIHDGPYNYIKNWDYAGLVDVFNAEDGRGWSCRVETEGELDEAITKAVAHDGLSLIELTIERDDCSRTLLEWGAHVARNNGRPARFISLDG from the coding sequence ATGGAAAATTGGACCGTTGGCCGGTATCTCGCGGCTCGATTGCAACAGATTGGATTGAAGCACTACTTTGCCGTGCCTGGCGATTACAACCTGGTGTTGCTTGATGAATTGATCGCAAACCCCGATCTGCAAATGGTGGGTTGCTGTAACGAATTGAACGCAGGTTATGCTGCTGATGGATACGCGCGTGCTACCGGCGGTGCATCGGCAGTTGTGGTCACTTTCAGTGTTGGCGGTTTGAGCGCACTGAATGCGGTCGCTGGGGCATACGCGGAAGATTTACCCGTGATTGCGATTTCCGGTGGACCGAATACCAATTCCGAATCCGAGTATGAATTGTTGCATCACACCATCGGTAAGGTGGATTACGGTTATCAGCGAGAAATTTTTTCAAAGGTGACTGCCGACGCAGTGGTGATTCAGCATCCGGCGGATGCTCCGAGTCAAATTGACGAAGTGATCGACAAAGCACTGACGCTTCGCAAGCCGGTTTACATCGAAGTTGCTTGTAACATCGCCAATGCTCCGACCTCTGCCCCTCAAGCTCGCACTTTTGGTCAGCCGCCTCAGAGTGACCCCGATTCACTTGCCGCGGCAGTGGAGGCAGCCGCAGAGATGTTGAATGGTGCGACGAAGCCCGTTTTGGTGGCCGGCGTGAAAATTGGTCCTTATAAAGCTCAGCAGGCGTTTACTGAGTTGGCGGATGCAGCTGGCTACGCGGTCGCAGCGATGCCGAATGCCAAGGGACTTTTCTCTGAACAGCATCCTAGTTCAATGGGTACCTATTGGGGCGCCGTCAGCTCGCCCGGCTGCAGTGAGGTGGTTGATTCTGCTGATTGTTATTTGTTTGCCGGGGGAACGTTCAGTGACTACACGACGGTTGGTCATACCATCTTGGTCGACAGCAAAAAACTTATCGAAGCAAAGGCAGATAGCGTCCGCTTAGGCGGAAAAAACTTTAGCAATGTATTTTTGAATGATTTCCTCAAAGCGCTCACGCCGCAGGTCAAGCAAAACAAAACGTCGTTGACCGCATACAATCGTTTTCGTACTGAACAGAAGTGGCCTTCTCCTGAGGGAGCTGATGTTCCATTGACGACTGGCCAACTGTTCTCGCGAATCCAAAACCTGATCGATGAAAAGTCAGCCTTAGTCGCAGAAACGGGCGACTCCTGGTTCAACGGAATGGCGTTGAAGTTGCCCGAAGATTGTGAATTTGCAATTCAAATGCAATATGGTTCCATCGGTTGGTCCGTGGGAGCGACGCTTGGCTACGCGCTAGGGAGTCCTCAACGTCGTGTGCTTGCCATGATCGGTGACGGTTCTTTCCAGATGACCGCACAGGAAGTCTCAACGATGATTCGTTGCGGTGTGAATCCGATTATCTTTTTGATCAATAATCGTGGCTATACCATTGAGGTCGAGATTCACGATGGTCCCTATAACTACATCAAGAATTGGGACTACGCCGGTTTAGTGGATGTTTTCAATGCCGAGGACGGACGCGGATGGAGTTGCCGCGTTGAGACCGAAGGTGAGTTGGATGAGGCGATCACGAAGGCCGTTGCACACGATGGATTGAGCTTGATTGAATTGACGATTGAACGAGATGATTGCAGTCGTACCTTGCTCGAATGGGGTGCTCATGTGGCAAGAAACAACGGGCGGCCAGCGCGATTTATTTCGTTGGACGGTTAG